A window of Pseudobdellovibrionaceae bacterium genomic DNA:
GTGGTGATGTTTTTATGTTCAAGTGTTTACCTCTTAGTTAAGCTATAATAAAAGTCATGACTTTATTCTGCTTTCTTAATAAGGTATTTACATAGTTAGTGCAAGAAAATCTCTTTTCCAGAGTGTAAGGAGAGTGCAGGGAGATAAAGTAACTCGGCGCACTATAGTGCTGTAATAAAATTATAGGTGTTAATTATGTCCAACGAAGATAGTTTTTTACAAGATAAATTGGTGGCTTTAGAGCAAGCCTTAAAGGAAGAAAAAACACAAGTGTTGCTTTTAAAAAAAGCTTTGTTGGTGGCGAATAAAAGTATTCAAAAAAGCACAGCCAAAATGCAAAGCGATTTATTTTTATTACAAACTATGCAAAAGGTGTTAATTCCTGACGAGTGGGATTATTTATCAGGCTTTAAAATTAGTGCCAAATATAATTCTGGTGAATTGGGAGGAGATTATTACGATATTTTTGGCTCGAAAGCCAGTAAGATATTTAATGTTTGGATGTCGCACTCCTCTTCGCTATCATTATCCGCTTTATTAAGTGCAATAGTTTTACAATTAAGCGCAGCGCAAGGCATTGAAGTAAAACTATTTTTATCTCAGTTGTATGAAGAAATTACTAGGGTGTTAGAAGAGCAACATTTTTTTGATTTTTTTTATGCCTCCTTAGAGCGCAACACACTGCAATTGTCTTTTGTAGCCCAGGGAAATATGCTGTGTTTTCATTGTAGAGAGGGGGAGCTTACCTCTTTAGTTCGCTGTAAAGATCCAGTTTCTTTATTTACCGCTATTAGTGACATACAAACTATTAAACTATTGCCCAAAGATCGCCTTGTATTTTGTACTCCAGGCATTACTTTAGAAAAAAATAATAAAAAAGAAGTTTTTGGTTCACAAAGAATCATAGATATTATACATAAAAACTTAGATACACATGCTTTACGAAATGAAATTTTTTCTTCTATTAAAAATTTTACAAATACAAATGAGTTTCGGCACGATCACTCCGTAATTGTATTAGATGTTAAGGCCAAGGCATTAAGGTTGGTTTAAATAAAACAAGTAGGTCTATAATTATGAAACCACGCACATTAAAATCACCAACAGGAAGCCAGTTACATTGTAAGTCATGGATTCAAGAGGCGGCTTACCGAATGATACAAAACAACTTAGACCCCGAGGTAGCAGAAAACCCCGAGGAATTAATTGTCTATGGAGGTTTGGGAAAGGCTGCGCGTAATTGGGAAGCTTTAGAAAAAATTTTAGAAGCATTAAGGCAATTAGAAAATGACGAAAGTTTATTAATTCAGTCGGGTAAGCCTGTGGGCGTTATTAAAACACACACAAATGCCCCCAGGGTTTTAATTGCCAATTCTAATTTAGTGCCTAAGTGGGCTACTTGGAAACACTTTGACGAGTTGGATAAAAAATCTTTAATGATGTATGGTCAAATGACTGCAGGGTCTTGGATTTATATTGGCTCGCAGGGGATTGTGCAAGGAACTTACGAAACTTTTGTAGAATTGGGCCGTAAACATTTTAATTCTAATTTAAAAAATAAAATTATTGTAACCGCAGGCTTAGGAGGAATGGGAGGAGCCCAACCTTTAGCAGGAGTATTTGCTGGAGCTTGTGTGCTAGCTATCGAAGCCGACGCGCATAGAATTCAAAAACGACTAGAAACTAAATATATTGACGAGGTGGTAGAAGATTTAAACGAAGCCATTGCAAA
This region includes:
- a CDS encoding SpoIIE family protein phosphatase — translated: MSNEDSFLQDKLVALEQALKEEKTQVLLLKKALLVANKSIQKSTAKMQSDLFLLQTMQKVLIPDEWDYLSGFKISAKYNSGELGGDYYDIFGSKASKIFNVWMSHSSSLSLSALLSAIVLQLSAAQGIEVKLFLSQLYEEITRVLEEQHFFDFFYASLERNTLQLSFVAQGNMLCFHCREGELTSLVRCKDPVSLFTAISDIQTIKLLPKDRLVFCTPGITLEKNNKKEVFGSQRIIDIIHKNLDTHALRNEIFSSIKNFTNTNEFRHDHSVIVLDVKAKALRLV